From a single Loigolactobacillus coryniformis subsp. coryniformis KCTC 3167 = DSM 20001 genomic region:
- a CDS encoding DUF454 family protein translates to MTFLLLKVFWSFSALTSLLLGVAGLIFPIIPGIPFLILALISIEKLSPRFKQWLLQTRPMLWLQNKQPKLAGWLIK, encoded by the coding sequence ATGACATTCTTACTGTTAAAAGTTTTTTGGAGTTTTAGTGCCTTAACGTCCTTGTTGCTCGGGGTAGCCGGGTTGATTTTTCCGATCATTCCCGGTATTCCATTTTTAATTTTAGCCTTGATCAGTATTGAAAAGTTATCACCGCGCTTTAAGCAGTGGTTATTACAAACTCGGCCTATGCTTTGGTTGCAGAACAAGCAACCGAAATTAGCTGGCTGGCTGATTAAATAG
- a CDS encoding NADPH-dependent oxidoreductase: MIENSTVARQLAHRTIRAFKNQPVAPEMISELIAVAQHTATSNFQQAFSVISVTDLAKKQQIAAISKQPYVADNGHLFVFIADQHRNQQIGAEMDTTANHLGGADRFLQAWSDASLAVQNTVVAAESLGLGAVILGSILNDAQQLIDILELPQLTFPVLGLAIGWPDQAPQLKPRLPERFVHFENTYQLPTPVKPQLADYDARVHEYYDLRDANRRVDTFTNQVQQRLSLQPEKRAELLQVLQRQGFLLE, translated from the coding sequence ATGATAGAGAACTCAACGGTTGCACGGCAATTGGCTCATCGCACGATTCGGGCGTTTAAGAATCAGCCAGTGGCGCCGGAAATGATCAGCGAATTGATCGCGGTGGCACAACATACAGCGACTTCTAATTTTCAGCAGGCATTCAGTGTGATCAGTGTGACTGATCTGGCCAAGAAGCAACAGATCGCGGCGATTTCAAAACAACCTTATGTGGCAGACAATGGTCATTTGTTCGTTTTCATCGCTGATCAGCATCGTAACCAGCAGATTGGCGCGGAAATGGATACGACCGCGAATCATTTAGGTGGTGCCGATCGTTTTTTACAGGCGTGGTCGGATGCAAGCTTGGCAGTACAAAATACCGTGGTGGCAGCTGAAAGTCTTGGTTTAGGCGCGGTTATTTTGGGTAGTATTTTAAATGATGCCCAGCAGCTGATCGATATTTTAGAATTACCACAATTGACTTTTCCAGTGTTGGGTTTGGCGATCGGCTGGCCGGATCAGGCGCCGCAATTAAAGCCGCGCTTACCGGAACGTTTTGTCCATTTTGAAAATACTTATCAGCTGCCAACACCGGTAAAACCGCAGTTAGCCGACTATGACGCGCGGGTGCACGAATACTATGATCTGCGCGACGCAAATCGGCGCGTTGATACTTTTACAAATCAGGTGCAGCAACGTTTGTCATTACAACCAGAAAAACGGGCTGAGTTGTTGCAAGTGCTACAGCGGCAAGGATTTTTGTTAGAATAG
- the thrB gene encoding homoserine kinase — protein sequence MTTIRVPATSANLGPGFDSIGLALDLYLTVTIAEARSDWFIEHEMGAEVPSDEHNLIIKTALALIPDLEPHHLIMRSEIPLARGLGSSSSAIIAGIALADQLGDLDLTQYDMLQMAVKLEGHPDNVAPAIYGGFVTATYDDVEADAISAPFPAARALTFIPDTELLTSASRAVLPKQMPLRAAVATSSAANVLVAAVLRGDLELAGRMMERDQFHETYREKLVPHLEQIRDCARDHGACGTYLSGAGPTVISMVPTVEADEILEELEKLPLNGRWLNLAIAPAGLAIEK from the coding sequence ATGACAACGATTCGAGTACCAGCCACTAGCGCCAATCTTGGCCCTGGTTTTGATTCGATCGGCTTAGCATTAGATCTGTATTTGACAGTAACAATCGCTGAGGCACGGTCAGATTGGTTTATCGAACATGAAATGGGGGCAGAAGTGCCTAGTGATGAGCATAATTTGATCATTAAAACAGCGTTGGCGCTGATCCCTGATTTGGAGCCACATCATTTGATCATGCGTTCAGAAATTCCGCTGGCTCGTGGTTTAGGTAGCAGCTCGTCGGCAATCATTGCCGGTATTGCGCTGGCTGATCAGCTAGGTGACTTGGATCTGACCCAGTATGATATGCTGCAGATGGCGGTCAAATTAGAAGGCCATCCTGATAATGTGGCGCCAGCGATCTATGGTGGCTTTGTCACGGCAACCTATGATGATGTTGAAGCTGATGCGATCAGTGCACCATTTCCAGCAGCGCGGGCATTAACTTTTATTCCCGACACAGAATTGCTAACCAGTGCGAGTCGCGCCGTGTTACCGAAGCAAATGCCACTGCGGGCGGCAGTGGCAACAAGTTCGGCGGCTAATGTGTTGGTGGCGGCAGTCTTGCGCGGTGATTTAGAATTAGCCGGCCGCATGATGGAGCGCGATCAATTCCACGAAACTTATCGGGAAAAATTAGTGCCACATCTAGAACAGATCCGTGACTGCGCCCGTGATCACGGTGCGTGTGGGACTTATTTAAGTGGTGCCGGCCCAACTGTGATCAGTATGGTGCCAACGGTGGAAGCTGATGAGATCCTTGAAGAATTAGAAAAATTACCGTTGAACGGGCGCTGGCTAAATTTAGCTATTGCGCCAGCCGGTTTGGCGATTGAAAAGTAA
- a CDS encoding homoserine dehydrogenase, with translation MRQIGIGLLGLGTVGSGVVRLLQDHKDKISAITGRELVIKRVVVHNPDKKRDVELPDVPVTADIADMVQDSTVQIVVEVMGTIDPAESYIEQLLRAGKHVVTANKDLIAQKGARLVDIAQQKQRDLMYEASVAGGIPILRTIVNSFAADQILEVSGIVNGTTNYILTQMNQKKVSYAAALKSAQELGFAESDPTNDVAGIDAAYKMIILTQFAFGMNVTLDDIAVEGIDKISLEDIEQAQNLGYTIKLIGAAKQIDGKINVSVGPALVPTANPLAAVQNENNAVVVKGAAVGETMFYGPGAGELPTANSVLSDIISVTKDIGIGITGNTFNNYRQGAALAPAIAVKSAYYFALKMRDIPGQMLTLTKVMAETQASFKQLIQTSSDGDFAHVVMITHEIDLDQLQKITTAVANLDNISLLSTYKVL, from the coding sequence ATGCGACAAATAGGTATTGGTTTACTTGGTTTAGGAACCGTCGGCAGCGGTGTTGTCCGTTTGCTGCAGGATCATAAAGATAAGATCTCAGCGATCACTGGGCGCGAGCTGGTGATCAAACGTGTGGTCGTCCATAATCCCGATAAAAAGCGGGACGTTGAGTTACCAGATGTACCGGTGACTGCTGATATCGCCGATATGGTCCAAGACTCTACCGTGCAGATCGTAGTCGAGGTCATGGGCACGATCGACCCAGCAGAAAGCTATATTGAACAATTGCTGCGGGCCGGCAAACACGTGGTAACGGCGAACAAGGACTTGATCGCACAAAAAGGGGCTCGGCTGGTCGATATCGCCCAACAAAAACAGCGTGATCTAATGTATGAAGCAAGTGTTGCCGGTGGGATTCCAATTTTACGGACAATCGTTAACAGCTTTGCGGCTGATCAGATCTTAGAAGTCAGCGGAATCGTCAACGGTACAACGAACTACATTTTAACGCAGATGAATCAGAAAAAGGTCAGCTATGCGGCGGCATTGAAGTCGGCTCAAGAGCTGGGATTTGCGGAAAGTGATCCGACTAATGACGTTGCCGGAATCGATGCAGCTTACAAAATGATCATTTTGACACAGTTTGCCTTTGGGATGAATGTGACCTTAGATGACATTGCAGTTGAAGGAATCGATAAAATTAGCTTAGAAGATATTGAGCAGGCGCAAAACTTAGGTTACACGATCAAATTGATCGGGGCGGCCAAGCAGATCGACGGTAAAATCAATGTTTCCGTCGGGCCAGCTTTGGTGCCAACAGCTAACCCACTAGCTGCGGTGCAAAATGAAAATAATGCGGTGGTCGTCAAAGGTGCGGCAGTTGGCGAGACCATGTTTTATGGCCCTGGTGCTGGTGAATTACCAACGGCGAATAGTGTTTTAAGCGATATTATTTCCGTGACCAAAGATATCGGTATCGGCATCACCGGTAACACGTTCAATAATTACCGTCAAGGTGCGGCGTTAGCGCCAGCAATAGCGGTTAAATCAGCTTACTACTTTGCTTTGAAAATGCGTGATATTCCAGGCCAAATGCTAACCTTGACGAAAGTGATGGCAGAAACGCAAGCGAGCTTTAAACAGTTGATCCAAACTTCCAGTGATGGTGATTTTGCACACGTGGTTATGATCACTCACGAAATCGATTTGGACCAACTACAAAAAATCACGACGGCGGTTGCCAATTTGGACAATATTAGTTTATTATCAACATATAAAGTTCTATAG
- a CDS encoding SprT family protein produces MTDLELTQYIQRISLKYFQRPFQHQANFNRRLKTTGGRYHLNDHHIDINPRFAEDSDKSVLLGIVKHELCHYHLHLAGGGYRHRDRDFKQWLAAVGGSRYAPAPVSHAIHYQCQQCGQEYSRQRHLNTQRYVCGKCGGRLQLLQ; encoded by the coding sequence ATGACTGACCTAGAATTAACCCAATATATTCAACGGATTTCATTAAAATATTTCCAGCGTCCTTTTCAACATCAAGCTAATTTTAATCGCCGTTTGAAAACGACTGGCGGACGCTATCATTTAAATGATCACCATATTGACATTAACCCGCGTTTCGCGGAAGATAGTGATAAGTCAGTTTTGCTCGGCATCGTTAAGCATGAATTGTGCCATTATCACTTGCACTTGGCCGGCGGGGGCTACCGCCATCGTGATCGTGATTTTAAGCAGTGGTTAGCAGCAGTCGGTGGCAGTCGTTATGCACCGGCACCAGTTAGTCACGCGATTCACTATCAATGCCAGCAATGTGGCCAAGAATATTCGCGGCAGCGCCATTTGAATACACAGCGCTACGTTTGTGGTAAATGCGGCGGCCGCCTGCAGTTATTACAGTAA